In Symmachiella dynata, the following are encoded in one genomic region:
- a CDS encoding translocase, producing MSQFGMVSARGEFNRAQAALRRVTIAERDLGSFTDEQLLRESSSLRYRAKCGDALDALLPRAFALVRETAGRQLGMRHYDVQIIAGTLLARGCLAEMATGEGKTLSAALPLYLHALSGNGAHLATANDYLANRDAEWMRPIFAALGLSVGVIQSDMLPDQRRAAYACDVTYGTAKEFGFDFLRDRLLGSEHGLLNTGFHNHGEHRAAQFVQRDLNYALVDEADSILIDEARIPLIISQFESASSAKLTAVSKWAADIVGRLEQTTDFVLDPEISTFRLTPAGRELIRRFPKPSTLAGIPVSDLYHSVEQAILVHQRFRREQQYVIQDGEVVIVDEFNGRIANGRRWRNGLHQAIEAREGLAISPVSSSAAQLTTQELFLRYNCWAGMSGTLLPAAREINSVYHRPTVAVPLNRPCQRSHWPDQVFLTAAEKWTAIVEEIRTVSQQGRPVLVGTRSIEKSAHLSQLLDQAGISHQVLNALHVRSEAERIASAGQQGQVTVATNMAGRGTDIGLGPGAAELGGLHVIGTELHESPRIDRQLSGRAARQGDPGSDRMFLSLDDEILEAGFGKEQSAKLRAAAQKRKDTRGLASLFRSAQHQVEKRHAGQRRQLIQSALRRQDQLEQLGLDPFLEVEEDASIALS from the coding sequence AGTGCGGAGACGCCTTAGATGCATTACTGCCCCGCGCCTTTGCTCTGGTGCGCGAAACCGCCGGTCGGCAATTGGGCATGCGGCATTACGACGTGCAAATTATCGCGGGAACCTTATTAGCACGCGGATGTTTAGCCGAGATGGCAACCGGCGAAGGCAAGACATTGTCCGCCGCATTACCGTTATACTTGCACGCTTTATCCGGCAACGGCGCGCATTTGGCGACCGCCAACGACTACCTAGCGAATCGCGATGCCGAATGGATGCGGCCGATTTTTGCGGCATTGGGGCTTTCCGTCGGCGTGATTCAATCCGACATGCTCCCCGATCAGCGGCGCGCGGCGTATGCCTGCGATGTCACCTACGGGACAGCTAAGGAGTTCGGCTTTGACTTTTTGCGAGATCGGTTGCTAGGAAGCGAACATGGTCTCCTCAATACCGGATTCCACAATCACGGCGAACACCGCGCCGCACAGTTCGTACAACGCGACTTGAACTACGCGCTGGTCGATGAGGCTGACAGCATTTTGATCGACGAAGCTCGTATCCCCTTGATCATCAGTCAGTTTGAGTCCGCATCATCCGCAAAACTGACCGCAGTCTCAAAATGGGCCGCTGACATCGTCGGCCGTTTAGAACAGACGACAGACTTTGTGCTGGATCCGGAAATCTCGACATTTCGCCTCACCCCCGCCGGTCGAGAATTGATCCGCCGATTTCCCAAACCGTCGACCTTGGCGGGCATCCCAGTCAGCGACCTTTACCACAGCGTCGAACAAGCGATCTTGGTGCACCAGCGATTTCGCCGCGAACAACAATATGTGATTCAAGACGGCGAAGTCGTGATTGTCGATGAATTCAACGGACGTATCGCCAATGGACGCCGCTGGCGCAACGGTTTGCATCAAGCGATCGAGGCCCGTGAAGGTTTGGCAATTTCTCCCGTCTCGTCATCCGCAGCACAACTCACCACGCAGGAGTTATTTCTTCGCTACAACTGTTGGGCCGGCATGTCGGGCACGCTTCTACCCGCCGCAAGGGAAATCAACAGCGTCTATCACCGGCCCACCGTCGCCGTCCCTCTCAACCGTCCCTGCCAGCGGAGCCATTGGCCCGATCAGGTCTTTTTAACGGCCGCCGAGAAATGGACGGCGATCGTCGAAGAGATACGCACCGTCAGCCAGCAAGGCCGTCCCGTCTTGGTCGGAACGCGGTCGATTGAGAAATCAGCACACCTCTCCCAATTACTCGACCAAGCGGGCATCTCGCACCAAGTCCTCAACGCGCTGCACGTTCGTAGCGAAGCCGAACGCATTGCCAGTGCCGGGCAGCAGGGACAAGTCACCGTCGCCACGAACATGGCCGGTCGCGGCACGGACATTGGTTTGGGACCGGGAGCAGCTGAATTAGGCGGTCTGCACGTGATCGGCACGGAATTGCACGAATCTCCACGGATCGATCGCCAACTCAGCGGCCGCGCCGCACGCCAAGGAGATCCTGGAAGTGACCGGATGTTTCTTTCACTGGACGATGAAATCCTCGAAGCAGGTTTTGGAAAGGAACAATCCGCCAAACTGCGAGCAGCTGCCCAGAAGCGCAAAGACACACGCGGCTTAGCCAGTCTCTTTCGATCCGCGCAGCACCAAGTCGAAAAGCGACACGCAGGTCAGCGGCGGCAATTGATTCAGTCCGCACTGCGCCGACAAGACCAGCTTGAACAATTGGGACTCGATCCGTTTTTAGAAGTCGAAGAGGACGCGTCCATCGCGCTTTCTTAA
- a CDS encoding TolC family protein — MPFSPDLSDYQIASTEIEEPLVDEGPDLDASITPAPLTVEDVDIAEFTDLTLEQTVKTALSNSRVLRDLGGRVLDAPQVVATTYDPAITETDPRFGVEGALSAFDPNFYANGFHQKNDRAVNNAVTAFGTQMLQQDAAFMQYGLDKRAVTGAELGIRQITGYDANNAPGNRFPSAWDTRIEANVRQPLLLGAGVEFNRIAGPQFPPGTGSTATLPRLPYGSRFNGVMLARIDEDVSLADFEESVIKFISNVENAYWDLYFSYRNLHSRIAARDAALETWRRVKALNLAGRVGGEEENEAQAQEQYYRFEEAVQDALSGRLVEGTRDNNGSRGGTFRGLEGIQVAERRMRLLMGLPLSDGTLLRPIDEPPVAEVIFDWETIKSEALARRVELRRQRWQVKRRMLELEATNKFLLPRLDALGTYRFRGFGKDLMGQHAGVNGQFNNAWGNLGSGDYQEWELGMEFAVPLGHRRANAAVKNAELALARDRAILHEQEREVVHDLSNSVGEVKRSQASVKTTFNRRLAAKREFEVLQDKFEKENITDLDRVLDAQRRFAEADSAHYKARVEYALGLKNLFYAEGTLLEHNQIYLSEGPWPQAAYCDAEERLQSRIHNLEDLQKTYSDPVVSRGPYGQVSRFAEVLPEDCEPEISEPVAVPPAPDDNDGAEAWFDDEFDGESEDAVGLFDVN, encoded by the coding sequence GTGCCGTTCTCGCCTGATTTGAGTGATTATCAGATCGCCTCGACTGAAATCGAAGAACCACTTGTCGATGAGGGGCCGGATCTCGATGCGTCCATCACGCCGGCACCCTTGACCGTTGAAGATGTTGACATCGCCGAGTTTACGGACCTGACGTTGGAACAAACCGTCAAGACGGCGCTCTCGAATTCCCGCGTACTGCGGGATCTGGGCGGACGAGTCTTGGATGCCCCACAAGTCGTAGCCACAACCTACGATCCAGCCATCACCGAGACTGATCCACGATTTGGTGTGGAAGGAGCGTTGAGCGCCTTTGATCCCAATTTTTATGCCAATGGCTTCCATCAGAAGAATGACCGGGCCGTCAATAACGCGGTCACCGCATTCGGCACGCAGATGCTGCAACAAGACGCCGCATTTATGCAATATGGATTGGACAAACGAGCGGTGACTGGGGCCGAGTTAGGCATTCGGCAAATCACCGGTTACGACGCGAACAACGCTCCGGGCAACCGATTTCCCAGTGCATGGGATACGCGGATCGAGGCCAATGTCCGCCAACCGTTGCTATTGGGAGCCGGTGTGGAATTCAACCGCATCGCCGGTCCGCAATTTCCTCCCGGTACCGGCAGCACGGCAACGTTACCGCGATTGCCCTACGGATCGCGATTTAACGGCGTGATGCTGGCACGTATTGATGAAGATGTCAGTCTGGCGGACTTTGAAGAAAGTGTGATCAAATTCATCAGTAACGTAGAAAACGCGTATTGGGACCTCTACTTTTCGTACCGCAATTTGCATTCACGTATCGCTGCCCGCGACGCCGCTTTAGAAACATGGCGGCGCGTTAAGGCGCTCAATCTTGCCGGACGCGTGGGTGGTGAAGAAGAAAACGAAGCGCAGGCTCAAGAACAATACTATCGATTTGAAGAGGCGGTGCAGGACGCGCTCTCCGGCAGATTGGTCGAAGGGACGCGGGACAACAACGGCAGTCGCGGTGGTACGTTTCGCGGACTGGAAGGAATTCAGGTCGCTGAGCGGCGGATGCGGCTGTTGATGGGGCTGCCACTCTCGGATGGGACGCTACTGCGCCCGATCGACGAACCCCCTGTAGCGGAAGTGATTTTCGATTGGGAGACGATCAAATCCGAAGCCTTAGCACGCCGCGTCGAATTGCGCCGGCAACGATGGCAAGTCAAACGCCGGATGTTGGAGTTGGAAGCCACGAACAAATTCCTGCTGCCGCGATTAGATGCCTTGGGGACCTACCGGTTCCGCGGATTCGGTAAGGACCTGATGGGGCAACATGCCGGCGTCAACGGCCAGTTTAATAATGCCTGGGGAAATCTCGGGAGCGGCGACTACCAAGAATGGGAATTGGGGATGGAATTCGCGGTGCCGTTGGGCCATCGACGTGCGAATGCTGCGGTGAAAAACGCGGAATTGGCCTTGGCCCGCGACCGAGCAATTTTGCACGAGCAAGAACGGGAAGTGGTCCACGATTTGAGTAATAGCGTGGGCGAGGTGAAGCGGTCACAGGCCTCGGTGAAGACGACATTCAATCGACGTTTGGCAGCCAAGCGGGAATTTGAAGTGTTACAGGACAAATTCGAGAAGGAAAACATCACCGATCTTGACCGCGTTCTCGACGCACAACGACGGTTTGCCGAAGCAGATAGCGCCCACTACAAAGCCCGCGTCGAATATGCGCTGGGACTAAAAAATCTGTTCTATGCTGAAGGGACTTTGCTGGAGCATAATCAGATTTATCTATCCGAAGGCCCCTGGCCGCAAGCCGCTTATTGCGATGCGGAAGAACGATTGCAATCACGGATTCATAATCTCGAGGATCTGCAAAAGACCTATTCCGATCCGGTGGTCAGCCGCGGCCCTTACGGGCAGGTGAGCCGATTCGCCGAGGTCTTGCCGGAAGATTGCGAACCGGAAATCTCAGAACCCGTCGCTGTGCCTCCTGCCCCCGACGATAACGATGGAGCGGAAGCGTGGTTTGATGATGAGTTCGATGGGGAGAGCGAAGACGCGGTTGGTTTATTCGATGTGAACTGA
- a CDS encoding HlyD family efflux transporter periplasmic adaptor subunit produces the protein MPPSPLSDPPDAAAAALREIHELIATIAHTGEGDATTEVFYDTLLENCVQATAAIGGAVWYQDVDSGFFKTVRELNFPPTLFNDFQSEEAHAGQLAEVCRTGEPQGLPYSTTAPDSGDAPHSPDYLLLLCPVPVDIDSKWIVELVLRRTISPSAQQGHLRFLSAVSEIAADFHRHAELRTLRGNEERWQELYRLSIDVHQGLSVDETAYAITNGSRPLLECDRVSVLQRRGGRCRLLSVSGVDQIESRSLSVRRLESLAEAAIATREPLWYTENGDPLPPQIERPLEDYLNEAHMRQLAVIPMFQARESSETNTAPAFAAIVVEWKRAHDLDDVARKRSLRVAHVCESALARALMLRGLPFSGWLLRRRKTTLATPRRWFKRLFFAAILITGLTLLGMLPRPFTVSGLGELQPRNEQRIFAVSDGEVEKLHVQHGDDCAVGELLVTMTNSQLDFDLKQVGGELQTTRTRLTSVRAAYLGIDRSLTQSNQRYEELTAEEQELQEKIDSLNKQYQILLDQKQRLEIRSPLDGRVLTWDAEQLLQARPVRQGQALLTVANLNGPWRVELHVSEEDVGYLIAAQDELGAELPVSFLLESDPSVTYTGRLETTSLSTSFDEWDAAGMAVTIVIDEGQQIPLRPGARVRAKIAGGERSLAFVCLHDLYAAVQRWLLF, from the coding sequence ATGCCTCCTTCTCCACTCAGTGATCCGCCGGATGCCGCCGCGGCGGCACTGCGCGAAATCCACGAGTTGATCGCCACGATCGCCCATACCGGGGAAGGCGATGCCACGACCGAGGTGTTTTACGACACCCTGCTAGAGAACTGTGTCCAAGCGACCGCTGCGATTGGCGGGGCGGTCTGGTATCAAGATGTGGACTCCGGCTTCTTTAAGACAGTCCGCGAGCTGAATTTCCCCCCGACGCTGTTCAACGACTTTCAATCTGAAGAAGCGCATGCAGGACAGCTGGCCGAGGTTTGCCGCACGGGCGAACCGCAAGGTCTCCCCTACTCGACGACAGCACCTGATTCAGGCGATGCCCCGCATTCCCCCGATTATCTCCTGTTGCTGTGTCCGGTTCCCGTGGACATAGATTCGAAATGGATCGTTGAACTTGTCCTGCGACGTACAATCTCGCCTTCTGCACAACAAGGACATCTGCGATTTCTCTCCGCCGTCAGCGAGATTGCCGCCGACTTTCATCGACACGCTGAATTGCGAACACTTCGCGGCAACGAGGAGCGTTGGCAAGAACTCTACCGTCTCTCGATCGATGTCCACCAAGGCCTCTCCGTCGACGAAACCGCCTACGCCATCACCAACGGTAGCCGACCATTATTGGAGTGCGACCGTGTGAGCGTGCTCCAACGGCGTGGCGGTCGCTGTCGTCTCCTCAGCGTCTCGGGTGTGGATCAAATCGAAAGCCGCTCACTTTCCGTACGACGGCTAGAGTCACTCGCCGAAGCGGCCATCGCCACCAGAGAACCGCTGTGGTACACCGAAAACGGCGACCCGTTGCCGCCACAAATTGAACGTCCGCTCGAGGACTACCTCAACGAAGCGCACATGCGGCAACTCGCCGTGATCCCGATGTTTCAAGCTCGCGAATCGTCCGAGACCAATACGGCCCCCGCGTTTGCAGCGATTGTTGTCGAATGGAAACGAGCACACGACTTAGACGACGTCGCTCGCAAGCGATCGCTCCGCGTGGCCCACGTCTGCGAATCAGCATTGGCACGGGCACTAATGCTGCGCGGGTTGCCATTCTCCGGTTGGTTACTGCGACGACGGAAAACGACTCTAGCGACACCACGGCGCTGGTTCAAAAGACTCTTTTTCGCCGCAATATTAATCACCGGATTGACGTTGCTGGGCATGCTCCCCCGGCCCTTTACGGTTTCCGGATTGGGTGAACTTCAACCGCGAAATGAGCAGCGTATCTTTGCCGTCTCCGATGGCGAAGTCGAAAAACTGCATGTCCAACATGGAGATGATTGCGCTGTCGGTGAATTGTTAGTCACCATGACTAACTCGCAACTCGATTTCGATCTCAAACAGGTCGGCGGCGAATTACAGACCACGCGCACGCGCCTCACATCCGTCCGCGCCGCCTATTTGGGCATTGACCGTTCGCTGACGCAATCCAACCAGCGGTACGAAGAACTCACGGCCGAAGAACAAGAACTCCAAGAGAAAATCGATAGCCTCAACAAGCAGTACCAGATCCTGTTGGATCAAAAACAGCGGTTAGAAATCCGCAGCCCGCTCGACGGACGCGTACTGACCTGGGACGCCGAACAATTACTGCAAGCACGACCGGTCCGTCAGGGCCAAGCACTTTTGACGGTCGCCAACCTCAACGGTCCGTGGCGCGTTGAATTGCACGTTTCTGAAGAAGACGTGGGCTATCTGATCGCCGCTCAAGATGAACTCGGTGCGGAATTGCCGGTGAGCTTTCTGCTCGAATCGGACCCCAGCGTCACCTATACCGGAAGACTCGAAACCACCAGTCTCTCGACCAGCTTCGACGAATGGGACGCAGCCGGTATGGCAGTCACCATCGTCATCGACGAAGGTCAACAAATCCCCCTCCGCCCCGGCGCCCGTGTCCGCGCCAAAATCGCGGGAGGGGAACGCTCACTCGCGTTTGTTTGCCTACACGATTTGTATGCCGCTGTGCAGCGCTGGTTGTTGTTTTAA